The following coding sequences are from one Nicotiana tabacum cultivar K326 chromosome 1, ASM71507v2, whole genome shotgun sequence window:
- the LOC142163758 gene encoding uncharacterized protein LOC142163758: MISTIFWNIRGVRSKKAIHRLKLLININKVVFVAFFEPFVDMSKINGYKSFLGFQHYQANVNGKIWCLWNYLDQTEVLVHSEQQITLNMKENAADSGTFITAVYAKCTTSERRDLWYSIHNMNNTIDGPWCIGGDFSIIMDPTEKLGGNPHRACISLDFISTMESCGLMDIRFTGPRYTWCNNRRPSKIIWKRLDMIMINGINTSKITL; encoded by the coding sequence ATGATTAGTACAATCTTCTGGAACATAAGAGGGGTGAGATCCAAGAAGGCTATTCATAGACTTAAACTTCTTATCAACATCAACAAGGTGGTTTTTGTGGCATTCTTTGAACCTTTTGTTGATATGAGTAAGATTAATGGATACAAAAGTTTCTTAGGATTTCAACATTATCAGGCTAATGTCAATGGTAAGATCTGGTGCTTGTGGAACTACCTCGATCAAACTGAGGTATTGGTACACAGTGAACAACAAATCACTCTCAATATGAAAGAAAATGCTGCAGATTCAGGAACCTTCATTACAGCAGTATATGCCAAATGTACTACTAGTGAAAGAAGAGATCTGTGGTATAGTATTCATAATATGAACAACACTATCGATGGCCCTTGGTGTATTGGTGGTGACTTCAGCATTATCATGGATCCGACTGAAAAACTAGGTGGTAATCCTCATCGAGCATGCATAAGTCTGGATTTTATTAGCACTATGGAATCTTGTGGATTAATGGACATTAGATTCACTGGCCCAAGATACACTTGGTGCAACAATAGAAGACCTAGCAAAATAATTTGGAAGAGACTGGACATGATTATGATCAATGGGATCAACACTTCCAAAATAACATTGTGA
- the LOC107796528 gene encoding F-box/FBD/LRR-repeat protein At1g13570-like: MLEKVAVYLRSRVLPDSSPGCSNLMKFFHCIPSLQELDIRGSLWEYLTVGGLPHNPPTALNNVKSLKMADMSFGDLKEVSVAVYLITSCPKLQQLTIKCESVNNVVEAVVQFLQDQTCSGGVAKLFQSVEMSHFTGTKMEMQFVRFILASAPLLKEIFIWNFSYILQSGRQMINEMKQYRRASPNVEFKFEAVEVE, translated from the exons ATGCTTGAAAAAGTTGCTGTGTATCTCAGATCACGAGTTTTGCCTGATTCATCTCCTGGTTGTTCAAATCTTATGAAGTTCTTCCATTGCATCCCTTCCCTACAGGAACTGGATATACGTGGTTCGTTATGGGAG TACTTGACCGTGGGAGGTCTGCCACATAATCCCCCGACTGCTCTGAACAATGTCAAATCTCTCAAAATGGCGGACATGTCTTTCGGGGATCTTAAGGAGGTTTCGGTTGCTGTTTACTTGATTACAAGCTGCCCTAAATTACAACAGCTTACAATTAAATGT GAATCAGTGAACAATGTTGTGGAAGCTGTTGTACAATTCTTACAAGACCAAACATGCTCTGGTGGTGTTGCGAAGCTGTTTCAAAGTGTGGAGATGAGTCATTTTACTGGCACTAAGATGGAAATGCAATTTGTGAGGTTTATACTAGCATCTGCACCATTACTTAAGGAAATTTTCATTTGGAATTTTTCATATATCCTTCAGTCGGGAAGACAAATGATAAATGAGATGAAACAATACCGTCGAGCATCGCCCAATGTTGAATTCAAGTTTGAAGCTGTTGAGGTAGAATAG